GGCGGCGATAGCCCGCTTGTGTCGCGGCCGGCCGATACCTTTGGCGTGGGGTGGTACTACGGCGGAACAAGCAACAAGATTGGACCCTTGATCACCGCGCAGTACGGACCGATCGGCAACGGCGAGGGCGTCGAGTGTTTTTACAACATTCAACTGACCGAGGCGATTCGCCTGACGCCCGACTTGCAGGTAATCGTCCCGGCACTAGAGGATATCGGTACGGCGCTAGTTATCGGCGTGCGGGCGCAGTTGATCTTTTGATCCGCGAAGCCGTGCGCCCGAAAAGACAAAGGGCCCTGCGACCCCAAATGGAAATCCTTGGGCCGTCGAACTTCATTGGGCTCCGGTGGTACACGGTCTTGGCTCCGTGTGAGGGCGCAGATACCGCGGGTAGCTCTAAAAGCTGGCCGATGCACCGTTTAAGCCAACAAGCCCTAATCGCGCATCCGTCCAGACGTTCTTGCCGGAGACGTGGCAATTGTCAGCGACATTTGTCCCGACTATGCTGCCTTGCACTGCCCGTGAACACCCGCCTCAACCGAACCTTGACCCAAAACCTCACGTAGTTGCCCATGAGGCAACTATGTGTGTGAGTGACCGTACCCTAGTTTTTGACACACCCCCAGAGGGGCCATGCCAGAAACGGCGCGCAGATCCCAATCCCGTTAGTTCGCGGATGTAAGCACCTGGCGAGCCACTATTTCCCCCGTTCTCGGAGTACATCTGATATGCCGCCGATCCCTCCTGTATCGCGTCGAGATTTTCTTGCTACCAGCGGCGCCGCCACCGCGGCCGTTGCCTGGACGGCAAGTAGCTACGCGAAGATTATCGGCGCGAACGATCGCATTCGCACCGCCTTCATTGGTGCGGGCGGCATGGGAAGCGGGCATTTGGGCGCGATCAATCAGCTTAAAGAACCCGACAACGTCGAAGCCGTGGCGGTCGCCGATTGTTGGCTATCACGCGCGCAACAGGGGGCGTCTACCGTTGGCGCGCCGCACGCGATGCAGGACTATCGCAAGCTGCTGGATATCAAAGAAATCGACTACGTCACTATTGCCACGCCCGAGCATTGGCACAGCCGTATGACAATCGATGCGCTGGATTCCGGTAAAGCGGTGTACTGCGAAAAGCCCATGACGCATTCCATTCCCGAGGCACAGGAGGTCGTCAAAAAGCAAAAGGCCACGGGACTGCCCGTGCAAGTCGGCGTACAGGCCATGTCCGATGACAGCTATTCTTCGGCCGCCGCCGCGATCGAGCGCGGCGTACTGGGGCAGGTCGTGCAAGCGCAGATCGAATACGTGCGCCGCTATGACAAACAAGGCCCCTGGCGCGATCCCGATATTTCCGACAATACGCCGCAGCCGGTTGATCTCGATTGGAACGCCTGGCTTGGCAAGGCGCCCAAGGCGAACTGGAACCCGCATCATTATTATGAGTGGCGTTGCTACTCTGCCTACTCGGGCGGAATCTGCACGGACCTGTTCATTCATCGCATCACGCGAATCATGAAGGCCTGCAAGCTCACCTATCCGCGCCGCGTAGTGGGCATGGGAGGCATATGGCAGTGGCCCGATGGTCGCGACCTGCCCGACAACTTCGAGATGATCTGCGAATACCCCCGCGGCATGACAGTGTACGTGTTGGGCACGATGAGCAATCGAGTGCCGGTCGATCATCTCATCCGAGGTTACCGCGCCACGATGTATTTCACGCCTACCGGCTGGGTCGTAAAGGACAAAGATGGCAAAGTGCTCGAGACGCACACTAAGACCGGCGGTGAAGACATCGTGCCGCACCACTCGAATTTGCATCGCAACCTGCGGACGGGCGAGCCTTTGAATTGTCCGGTCGAGTTGGGCTTGGCGGGCGTCGTAGCCGTTAACATGGCCAACGAGTCGTGGCGCACGAGCCGTGTGATGGGCTGGGACACAGCTAACGAGCGGATGGTCCCGGCCGATACACTCGATTTGACTCACTCACCGGATCCCAAGGCGGCCGTATAGAAACGGTGCTGAGATGCAAATGTGCCTTGCACGCTCATGTGCAGAGCTTGACGATAACGCCGACCAGGATGATCACGCCGCCGAGTGCGGCCCCCACGGCAATCACAAACCAAGTCGACCCCATCCACTTCTCGAAGACGCCCCCTTTGCGTTTCTTGTTCGACCCGACCAGAGGCGCGCCGATGTCGAGCCCAGGCATATCTCCGGCCGGGCCTTTCAGCGTCTCACCAGCGAGCAAATCGTCCAAGGTATCGCCGGCCGTTGTCGGCCGAGAGCCGGGCATGACCTCGTCCAGGATCGACGTCGGCCTGGTTGCCGTGGTGATGGCATGGGCGCCCGACCGACTGCCGGCCGAGCTTGCCGGCTTGGCCGACGCGGCAATGGGCTGTGGTCCCGACTTGCGGGGGCCGGCGCCTGAATTGGGTTTCGTCTGACCTGGGGCTTGCCCGCCCTGGGGCTTGGCAGTTGAGTCGGGCTTCGTGGACGTGGCCGCAGGCATCGCCGGCGCGGCCACAATCTTGGGTGCCGAGCCTGGCTTGGCCGTCGTCGGCGTTGATGCGGTCAACTCGTCGTCCGGGCCGGCCGGCTTGTCGGCGCTGCTGGCGGCGATCGTCGCCGGAGCGGTGGCCGGGGTATTCTTTCGGTCGTCGTCCAAGGGGGCCAGCGTAAGGTCTTCTTCATCAATGATCTGTGCAGCAGTCTGACTCGTGGCGCGGCGGGCCATGTCTCCCAAGCGCGCCCACGATCCGCTGGTGCCAGGCGGCTTGAGCGGCGTGTCGGTAACGGAACCTGCGTGCCCACCGTGTACGCCCAGCCACCGCGACAGCGCCTCGACCACGTCATCGGCACTTTGATAACGGTGCTCGCGCTTCTTAGCCGTCATACGGTTGAAGATCGCGACCAAATCCTCTGGCACTTCCGGACGTTGTTTGCGAATGCTCTCGGGCTGTTGCGTCTGGTGCATCATCAAGCGCTGCGTGCAGGTGCCATCCGGAAACGGAGGATGGCCAACCAGCGCGAAGTAGAGCGTACACCCAAGACCGTAAATATCGGCCCGGGCGTCGACTGTGTGGCTATCGATGGCTTGCTCTGGGGCGAGATAGTCAACTGTCCCCAGCACCTTCTCGTCGTGGGCGATCGTGAGAGAAGCCTGATCGTCATCCGAGAACTGGGCCAGC
Above is a window of Pirellulales bacterium DNA encoding:
- a CDS encoding Gfo/Idh/MocA family oxidoreductase; the protein is MPPIPPVSRRDFLATSGAATAAVAWTASSYAKIIGANDRIRTAFIGAGGMGSGHLGAINQLKEPDNVEAVAVADCWLSRAQQGASTVGAPHAMQDYRKLLDIKEIDYVTIATPEHWHSRMTIDALDSGKAVYCEKPMTHSIPEAQEVVKKQKATGLPVQVGVQAMSDDSYSSAAAAIERGVLGQVVQAQIEYVRRYDKQGPWRDPDISDNTPQPVDLDWNAWLGKAPKANWNPHHYYEWRCYSAYSGGICTDLFIHRITRIMKACKLTYPRRVVGMGGIWQWPDGRDLPDNFEMICEYPRGMTVYVLGTMSNRVPVDHLIRGYRATMYFTPTGWVVKDKDGKVLETHTKTGGEDIVPHHSNLHRNLRTGEPLNCPVELGLAGVVAVNMANESWRTSRVMGWDTANERMVPADTLDLTHSPDPKAAV
- a CDS encoding serine/threonine-protein kinase produces the protein MSTIKLDTFLDLLRRSGLIEQSQLDSALAELDRRAPESPVTDCDPVCAHLVETGLLTQWQTEKLLEGRHKGFFLGKYKLLGHLGTGGMSSVYLAEHVAMRRRVAIKVLPNSKVKDTSYLARFYREARAAAALDDPNIVRAYDVDQHEGTHYLVMEYVDGRDMQVQVTADGPLSVPQAAEYIRQAASGLAHAHRTNLIHRDVKPANLLVDRKGTVKILDMGLAQFSDDDQASLTIAHDEKVLGTVDYLAPEQAIDSHTVDARADIYGLGCTLYFALVGHPPFPDGTCTQRLMMHQTQQPESIRKQRPEVPEDLVAIFNRMTAKKREHRYQSADDVVEALSRWLGVHGGHAGSVTDTPLKPPGTSGSWARLGDMARRATSQTAAQIIDEEDLTLAPLDDDRKNTPATAPATIAASSADKPAGPDDELTASTPTTAKPGSAPKIVAAPAMPAATSTKPDSTAKPQGGQAPGQTKPNSGAGPRKSGPQPIAASAKPASSAGSRSGAHAITTATRPTSILDEVMPGSRPTTAGDTLDDLLAGETLKGPAGDMPGLDIGAPLVGSNKKRKGGVFEKWMGSTWFVIAVGAALGGVIILVGVIVKLCT